One stretch of Siphonobacter curvatus DNA includes these proteins:
- a CDS encoding (2Fe-2S)-binding protein yields the protein MSAILETETLPGISSPGVATSSVSPTSLITLKINGVEKRLPLAPWTTLLDALREHMDLTGTKKGCDHGQCGACTVLVNGKRINSCLTLAVMQEGNEITTIEGLAKGEELHPLQEAFVEHDAFQCGYCTPGQICSAIGLMNEGKAQSRAEIRELMSGNLCRCGAYSNIVDAIDQVMHERGEHA from the coding sequence ATGTCTGCGATTTTAGAAACTGAAACGCTACCGGGTATTTCATCCCCCGGGGTGGCTACATCCAGCGTTTCGCCAACGAGCCTGATTACCTTAAAAATTAACGGTGTAGAAAAAAGGCTCCCGCTTGCCCCCTGGACTACCTTACTCGACGCTCTGCGGGAGCACATGGACCTGACGGGTACCAAAAAAGGCTGCGACCACGGTCAGTGCGGAGCCTGCACCGTACTGGTGAACGGTAAACGTATAAATTCTTGCCTGACGCTAGCCGTGATGCAGGAAGGAAATGAAATTACGACTATTGAAGGGCTGGCCAAAGGCGAAGAACTTCACCCATTGCAGGAAGCCTTTGTGGAACACGACGCATTCCAGTGCGGCTACTGTACGCCCGGACAGATTTGTTCGGCCATTGGCTTGATGAACGAAGGCAAAGCTCAGTCCAGAGCAGAGATCCGGGAACTGATGAGTGGTAACCTTTGTCGTTGCGGAGCTTATTCCAACATTGTAGACGCCATTGATCAGGTAATGCATGAAAGGGGGGAACACGCATGA
- a CDS encoding FAD binding domain-containing protein, whose amino-acid sequence MNPFSYTRAYGLDTAVEEKVDGADFVAGGTNLIDLMKENVTHPQHLIDINHLPLQEIEETESGGIRMGALMRNADTAYHPLVEQRYPLLAQAILAGASPQLRNMATDGGNLMQRTRCYYFYDTATPCNKREPGSGCSAINGFNRIHAILGHSESCIATHPSDMCVALAALDATVHVKSKRGERSIPFLEFHRLPGDTPHLDNTLQADELITAIELPAKGFADHYTYVKIRDRQSYAFALVSVAAALELDGTTITDVRLALGGVAHKPWRDTQAETLLKGKQATRENFQQVAESILANAQGFGHNTFKIELAKRAIVRALLEATQNEHKS is encoded by the coding sequence ATGAATCCCTTCTCGTATACACGTGCCTACGGACTCGATACAGCCGTAGAAGAAAAGGTTGACGGAGCTGATTTTGTGGCAGGAGGTACCAACCTCATCGACTTGATGAAGGAAAATGTAACCCATCCCCAGCACCTGATCGATATTAATCACTTGCCTTTACAGGAAATTGAAGAAACAGAGTCGGGCGGCATCCGCATGGGTGCCCTAATGCGTAATGCCGACACGGCGTACCATCCCCTCGTGGAGCAACGTTACCCGCTGCTGGCTCAAGCCATTCTGGCCGGAGCTTCCCCGCAATTACGGAACATGGCTACCGACGGCGGCAACCTGATGCAGCGAACCCGTTGCTATTATTTCTACGACACCGCCACTCCCTGTAATAAACGCGAGCCAGGTTCGGGCTGCTCGGCCATCAATGGATTTAACCGAATCCACGCTATCCTGGGGCATAGTGAATCATGTATTGCTACCCATCCTTCGGACATGTGCGTGGCTCTAGCCGCTCTTGACGCGACGGTACACGTGAAAAGCAAACGCGGCGAACGGAGTATTCCTTTTCTGGAATTTCACCGATTGCCCGGCGATACGCCGCACCTGGACAATACCCTGCAAGCCGACGAACTGATTACGGCTATTGAATTGCCGGCGAAAGGCTTTGCTGACCACTATACCTACGTCAAAATTCGCGATCGGCAGTCGTATGCCTTTGCTTTGGTTTCCGTAGCCGCAGCTCTGGAACTCGACGGTACCACCATCACGGATGTACGGCTGGCCCTGGGCGGCGTCGCTCACAAACCTTGGCGGGATACGCAGGCCGAAACCCTGCTGAAAGGCAAACAGGCAACCCGGGAGAATTTTCAACAGGTAGCCGAAAGTATTTTGGCAAATGCCCAAGGCTTTGGTCACAACACCTTTAAAATTGAACTGGCGAAGCGAGCCATCGTACGGGCCTTGCTGGAAGCTACGCAAAACGAGCATAAGTCATGA
- a CDS encoding GNAT family N-acetyltransferase yields MITLRQTDFSAADLDQIRSIFQEYADALGINLSFQNFEQELQSLAQVYALPQGCVLLAEDESQRVVGCVAVKPLKEAGVCEMKRLYVSPLQRGTGLGRQLAEAIIAFAREAGYTAMKLDSLQSLTAALRLYEQLGFVTTAPYVYNPLPEAVYLEKSLR; encoded by the coding sequence ATGATTACACTTCGTCAAACGGATTTTTCTGCAGCTGATCTAGATCAAATCCGGTCTATCTTTCAGGAGTACGCCGACGCACTCGGCATTAATTTATCCTTCCAGAATTTTGAACAGGAATTACAATCGCTGGCTCAGGTATACGCTCTACCCCAGGGCTGCGTATTACTGGCCGAAGACGAAAGTCAACGGGTAGTCGGTTGCGTAGCCGTAAAACCTTTGAAAGAAGCGGGCGTTTGTGAGATGAAACGCCTGTACGTATCGCCCTTGCAGCGGGGCACGGGTTTAGGTCGGCAACTGGCTGAAGCCATTATTGCTTTTGCTCGTGAAGCTGGGTATACCGCCATGAAACTCGACAGTTTACAAAGTCTAACCGCCGCCCTGCGACTGTACGAACAACTCGGCTTTGTGACGACGGCCCCGTACGTTTACAACCCTTTACCGGAAGCCGTGTATCTGGAAAAGTCCTTGCGTTAA
- a CDS encoding sterol desaturase family protein: protein MEINILAFAIPLFVFFIGLEYYLSLRMERKVHHFADSVTNMGVGIAERLSDLYVSSLFFYVFDFIQRNFGLFTIKQNAWTFILLFLATDFLWYWYHRFAHEINLFWGVHVVHHQSDEFNYTVAARITVFQALVRGAFWCVLPLLGFSAEMITALLLIHGAYPFFTHTRLVGKLGWLEYIFVTPSHHRVHHASNELYLDKNYGDVLIIWDKLFGTFIEETEEPVYGLTKPLKSYSFLWQHFHFLLEIALSVKKTPGFIPKLKVIFGRPANFDPHVRGELEAIFIAQHPEVVVSHRMRSYILGQLVVVSLLLFFLILWDQYWPLPLQAGGGVFIVLSLINIGAILEKKTWVLYLEYARLCSLILTAYALTNNPWWLLTLNLASVVILFTSNYLRRQYVHWVYNEAR from the coding sequence ATGGAGATCAACATTCTTGCCTTTGCCATTCCCCTGTTTGTCTTTTTCATTGGACTTGAGTATTACCTTTCCTTACGAATGGAGCGGAAGGTGCACCATTTTGCCGACTCCGTAACCAACATGGGCGTTGGAATTGCCGAACGGCTGTCTGACCTGTACGTGAGCAGCCTGTTCTTCTACGTGTTTGATTTTATCCAGCGAAATTTTGGTCTGTTTACGATTAAGCAAAACGCCTGGACCTTCATTCTGCTCTTTCTGGCGACGGACTTTCTCTGGTATTGGTACCACCGATTCGCCCACGAAATCAATCTATTTTGGGGCGTTCACGTTGTACACCACCAGAGTGATGAATTTAACTATACCGTAGCCGCTCGGATTACGGTGTTTCAGGCGTTGGTACGAGGGGCGTTTTGGTGCGTATTGCCGCTGTTGGGATTCTCCGCCGAGATGATTACCGCCTTGCTGCTGATTCACGGAGCGTATCCATTTTTCACGCATACGCGACTGGTCGGCAAACTGGGCTGGCTGGAGTACATCTTCGTGACCCCTTCGCATCACCGGGTTCACCACGCCAGTAATGAGCTATACCTGGATAAAAACTACGGGGACGTACTGATCATCTGGGATAAGCTTTTTGGCACCTTTATCGAAGAAACGGAAGAACCAGTATATGGGCTAACGAAACCTTTGAAAAGCTATAGTTTCCTCTGGCAACATTTCCATTTTTTGTTGGAAATTGCCCTGTCGGTGAAAAAAACGCCCGGTTTTATCCCGAAATTGAAGGTCATTTTTGGACGCCCCGCCAACTTTGATCCGCACGTGAGGGGTGAGTTGGAGGCTATTTTCATTGCCCAGCATCCCGAAGTAGTGGTAAGTCATCGGATGCGGAGCTATATTCTTGGGCAGCTGGTTGTCGTATCCCTACTACTATTCTTTCTGATTCTCTGGGACCAGTACTGGCCCTTACCGTTACAAGCGGGGGGAGGGGTTTTCATTGTACTGAGCCTAATTAATATCGGAGCAATTCTGGAAAAGAAAACCTGGGTGTTGTACTTGGAATACGCCCGCTTATGCAGTCTAATCCTGACTGCGTACGCCCTGACTAATAACCCCTGGTGGCTACTGACGCTGAATCTGGCCAGTGTAGTGATTCTCTTTACGTCGAATTACCTCCGCCGTCAATACGTGCATTGGGTGTACAATGAAGCGAGATAA
- a CDS encoding methionine aminotransferase, which translates to MSLVSSLTTKLPKVGTTIFTTMSQLAAEHGALNLSQGFPGFDGSPALLALVEKYLRKGFNQYAPMTGVQPLREALARKTEVQYGQGYHPEREITITSGATEALFAAITAVVRPGDEVLVFEPAYDSYVPAIELNGGTPVFVTLDAPDFAVDWEDVRRKITDRTRLIIVNTPHNPTGYVWTRNDLDQLAALIQYRDIWVVADEVYEHITFDTYNHVSLAQHPQLRERTFVCGSFGKTFHVTGWKVGYCLAPAELSTEFRKVHQYLTFSTVTPIQYALAEYLNEPEHYKSVAAFYQQKRDFFLRQLAGSTFQWKPSQGTFFQNLSYQTKVPDYELAVRLTKEIGVASIPTSVFFHQKNDHKLLRFCFAKDEETLEKAAERLCQWPGFVS; encoded by the coding sequence ATGTCCCTTGTTTCTTCCCTGACAACCAAATTGCCGAAAGTCGGTACCACTATTTTTACGACCATGTCCCAACTGGCCGCCGAACACGGTGCCCTGAATTTATCGCAGGGATTTCCGGGTTTCGACGGGTCACCCGCCTTACTGGCACTGGTCGAAAAGTATCTACGAAAAGGATTCAATCAATACGCTCCCATGACGGGCGTACAGCCCCTCCGGGAGGCCCTGGCTCGTAAAACGGAAGTCCAATACGGACAAGGGTATCATCCGGAACGGGAAATCACCATCACATCGGGAGCTACTGAGGCTCTGTTCGCGGCCATCACGGCGGTGGTACGCCCGGGTGATGAGGTACTGGTATTCGAACCGGCGTACGATAGTTACGTTCCCGCCATCGAACTCAATGGCGGAACGCCCGTCTTTGTCACCCTGGACGCTCCTGATTTTGCGGTCGACTGGGAAGACGTACGCCGCAAGATCACTGACCGTACGCGACTGATCATTGTAAATACGCCTCACAATCCAACGGGCTATGTCTGGACTCGTAATGACCTGGATCAGCTGGCTGCACTCATTCAGTACCGCGACATCTGGGTGGTTGCCGATGAAGTCTATGAACACATCACCTTCGATACTTATAACCACGTATCGCTGGCTCAGCATCCGCAATTGCGGGAGCGTACGTTTGTGTGTGGGTCCTTTGGGAAAACTTTTCACGTAACGGGCTGGAAAGTAGGGTACTGCCTGGCTCCGGCTGAGCTGAGTACGGAGTTTCGTAAAGTGCATCAGTATTTGACCTTTAGTACGGTGACACCCATCCAGTACGCCTTGGCTGAGTATCTCAATGAACCCGAGCACTACAAATCCGTGGCGGCTTTTTATCAGCAGAAGCGGGACTTTTTCCTGCGACAACTGGCCGGATCGACGTTTCAATGGAAACCTTCGCAGGGAACGTTTTTCCAGAATTTATCTTATCAAACCAAAGTGCCGGACTATGAACTAGCGGTGCGGCTGACCAAAGAAATTGGCGTAGCTTCCATTCCGACGTCCGTGTTTTTTCATCAGAAAAACGACCATAAGTTGCTGCGATTCTGCTTTGCCAAAGACGAAGAGACGTTAGAAAAAGCTGCCGAACGCCTGTGCCAGTGGCCCGGCTTTGTGAGCTGA
- a CDS encoding nucleoside phosphorylase, which translates to MTYPASELILNADGSIYHLRLLPEDVADTVLVVGDPDRVGLISQFFDRIEVKKQHREFVTHTGSIGKKRFTVVSSGIGADNVEIVMTELDAVRNIDLKRREPLSGLNPLKIIRIGTSGSLQHDIPLGSVVASSAGVGLDGLLDFYATDESLWAPEFCAELRQTLQLRLQPYAVEASATLLNGITSRLIPNLYTGITLTCPGFYAPQGRSLRLSPQVPDSIALLQQFSWNGNRITNFEMETAAYYLFGKLLGHEMLSLSAIVANRVSNEFALEPEKIVQKLIRDTLDWLVA; encoded by the coding sequence ATGACCTACCCAGCCTCCGAATTAATTCTCAACGCCGATGGGAGTATTTATCACCTCCGGTTGTTGCCCGAAGATGTAGCCGATACCGTGCTTGTGGTAGGCGATCCCGACCGGGTGGGATTGATTTCCCAATTCTTTGACCGAATTGAAGTAAAAAAACAGCACCGGGAATTTGTTACGCATACGGGCTCCATTGGCAAGAAGCGATTCACCGTCGTTTCCTCCGGCATCGGTGCCGATAATGTGGAAATTGTCATGACGGAACTTGATGCGGTCCGTAATATTGATTTAAAACGCCGGGAACCCCTGTCGGGTTTGAATCCGCTCAAAATTATCCGCATTGGTACCTCGGGCAGTTTGCAACACGACATCCCGCTGGGCTCAGTGGTGGCCTCTTCTGCGGGGGTGGGTCTGGACGGACTGCTCGACTTTTATGCCACGGATGAGTCCTTGTGGGCTCCTGAATTTTGTGCGGAACTTCGTCAGACCCTTCAACTACGCTTACAACCCTATGCCGTAGAAGCCTCTGCTACCCTGCTCAACGGCATCACGTCCCGACTCATTCCGAATCTGTATACGGGTATTACGCTGACCTGTCCCGGTTTTTACGCTCCGCAGGGTCGATCCCTGCGGCTTTCACCGCAGGTCCCTGATTCTATCGCTTTGCTTCAACAATTCAGCTGGAACGGCAATCGCATTACCAATTTTGAAATGGAAACGGCGGCGTATTACCTCTTTGGTAAACTTCTGGGCCACGAAATGCTCTCGCTCAGTGCCATTGTCGCCAACCGGGTCAGTAATGAATTTGCTTTGGAACCGGAGAAAATTGTCCAAAAACTGATTCGTGATACCTTAGACTGGTTAGTAGCCTAA
- a CDS encoding gluconokinase gives MEYWIGVDIGTTNTKVVAFTEEGEVKGHHSVGYEMIHPQPDYSELDAEVIYQAVHTCLQTVLNALDAPVRTITFCSAMHSVLAVDKAGQPLSNLIIWADNRATEEAESLIGTPLGKELFQACGTPLHPMVPLCKLMWLQKYEPELVHKTYKFVGIKELIWYRLTGEWVVDYSIASATAMFDLRELKWNEQALKTAGIPAEKLSTTVSPYHSFSLSDSLKQQLQITSDSVVTDQTKLIIGASDGCVANLGTGAVVPGRVAVTIGTSGAVRVSARQPLLDEHMRTFCYLLDTETYIIGGGTNSGGVIFQWLGETLFPDKSEEELSTLAAESPTGANDLLFLPYLLGERAPIWNVHAKGGFHGLTLQHTASHLVRAVLEGICLHTYSIVKILEDREQITEIYASGGFANSSFWVQMLADVCGKPVCLPETVEAGAWGAALMGMKAEQVIDDYQERMNSLKIRKTFNPDLNHTAQYQRIFERFMKLYEATKAI, from the coding sequence TTGGAATACTGGATTGGAGTAGATATCGGAACCACCAATACAAAAGTAGTGGCCTTCACCGAAGAGGGTGAAGTGAAGGGCCATCATAGTGTGGGTTACGAAATGATTCACCCGCAACCGGATTACAGCGAACTGGATGCCGAAGTAATTTATCAGGCGGTGCATACGTGTCTGCAGACCGTTCTCAATGCCTTAGATGCTCCCGTACGTACCATCACGTTTTGCTCGGCCATGCATAGTGTGCTGGCCGTTGATAAAGCAGGCCAGCCGCTTAGCAACCTGATCATCTGGGCGGATAATCGGGCTACGGAAGAGGCTGAATCGTTGATCGGTACGCCCCTGGGAAAAGAATTGTTTCAGGCTTGCGGTACACCCCTGCATCCCATGGTGCCGCTCTGTAAACTGATGTGGTTGCAGAAGTACGAACCTGAGCTGGTACACAAGACTTATAAATTCGTCGGAATTAAAGAATTAATTTGGTACCGATTGACGGGTGAATGGGTGGTGGATTATTCGATTGCTTCGGCAACGGCCATGTTTGATCTGCGGGAATTAAAGTGGAATGAACAGGCACTGAAAACGGCGGGTATTCCGGCAGAAAAACTCTCTACAACCGTCTCTCCCTATCATAGCTTTTCTCTTTCGGATTCCCTGAAACAACAGTTACAGATCACCAGCGATTCGGTAGTAACGGATCAGACTAAACTGATCATAGGAGCCTCCGATGGCTGTGTAGCAAACCTGGGTACCGGAGCGGTGGTACCGGGTCGGGTGGCTGTAACCATCGGTACGAGTGGGGCCGTACGGGTCAGTGCCCGGCAACCCCTGCTGGACGAGCACATGCGAACCTTTTGTTACTTACTCGATACGGAAACCTATATCATTGGGGGAGGTACCAATTCAGGAGGTGTCATTTTTCAGTGGTTGGGCGAAACCCTTTTTCCCGATAAATCGGAAGAAGAACTCAGCACGCTGGCCGCTGAAAGCCCAACTGGAGCCAATGATTTACTTTTTTTGCCCTACTTACTCGGTGAACGGGCCCCCATCTGGAATGTACACGCCAAGGGCGGCTTTCACGGATTAACCCTACAGCATACCGCTTCGCATCTGGTTCGAGCAGTGCTCGAAGGTATTTGTTTACACACGTATTCCATCGTAAAAATCCTGGAAGACCGCGAACAGATTACCGAAATCTACGCGTCTGGCGGCTTTGCCAACAGTTCATTCTGGGTACAAATGCTAGCAGATGTATGCGGTAAACCCGTATGTCTGCCCGAAACCGTAGAAGCCGGTGCCTGGGGTGCCGCATTGATGGGGATGAAAGCCGAGCAGGTTATTGACGATTACCAGGAGCGGATGAATAGCCTGAAGATTCGGAAGACCTTTAATCCAGACCTGAATCATACCGCTCAGTACCAGCGTATTTTCGAGCGATTTATGAAGTTATACGAAGCCACAAAAGCGATTTAA
- a CDS encoding phosphoribosylpyrophosphate synthetase, whose protein sequence is MAQPTEQTLVDVLNRLKNQGYTLDFNLETDALHCPQESLRLQPEDFEIVETVRLEGMSDPDDNLIVYAIESHGGQKGTLISPYGVYAEDSTSAELAAKLAVNRT, encoded by the coding sequence ATGGCACAACCTACCGAACAAACCCTCGTAGACGTACTCAATCGGCTAAAAAATCAGGGCTACACGTTGGATTTTAATCTGGAAACGGATGCTCTGCACTGTCCGCAGGAAAGTCTACGCCTGCAACCCGAAGACTTTGAAATTGTAGAAACGGTTCGTCTGGAAGGCATGTCCGATCCGGATGACAATCTCATTGTATACGCAATCGAATCACACGGCGGCCAGAAAGGTACGTTGATCAGTCCCTACGGCGTTTACGCGGAAGACAGCACCAGTGCCGAGCTAGCCGCTAAACTTGCGGTAAATAGAACGTAG
- a CDS encoding redoxin domain-containing protein has product MLYEIEDESGVITAVQVKPLPHRRPERVLPLNQGHTAPSFQLKASSGVWNATLADRFQTQSELTLGELVQHRPLVLSFYCPCWNAYATSHLSFLQALHQNIRGLGGDLLVLSNEPAPMLQQLADSKDLDFNLAYDRYNQIARSFGVYSDSHPLWERVSGISDDAYIPAVYVINRQRQIVFDFIDENLTNTCNSRALLTALYDNR; this is encoded by the coding sequence ATGCTGTACGAAATTGAAGATGAATCAGGTGTAATTACTGCGGTACAAGTAAAGCCACTACCCCATCGCCGTCCGGAACGGGTTCTTCCTTTAAACCAGGGTCATACGGCTCCTTCTTTTCAGCTGAAAGCCAGCTCCGGTGTCTGGAACGCAACCCTCGCCGACCGGTTTCAAACGCAATCCGAACTGACCCTGGGAGAGTTAGTTCAGCATCGTCCGCTAGTGTTGAGTTTTTATTGCCCCTGCTGGAATGCCTATGCGACTTCGCACTTGAGCTTTTTGCAGGCTTTGCATCAAAATATTCGGGGTTTGGGTGGCGATCTGCTCGTCTTATCCAACGAGCCCGCTCCGATGCTCCAGCAACTCGCCGATTCGAAGGATTTGGATTTTAATCTGGCCTATGATCGGTATAACCAGATTGCCCGGAGTTTTGGGGTGTATTCAGACTCCCATCCGCTGTGGGAACGCGTGTCGGGCATTTCCGATGACGCTTATATCCCAGCCGTGTACGTCATTAATCGGCAGCGGCAAATCGTGTTTGATTTCATTGATGAAAATCTGACGAATACTTGCAACAGCCGTGCGTTACTGACGGCCCTGTACGACAATCGTTAG
- a CDS encoding xanthine dehydrogenase family protein molybdopterin-binding subunit produces MNTQYIGKPTSRVDGRAKVTGQAKYAGEFQVPGLAYGVVVSSTIAKGKITTIDTSKALALEGVIQVFTHENVSGLAWFDKSYKDQDSPPGSPFRPLHNSEIKFSQQPIALVVAESFELARYAASLVHVEYEHSEKPIEAELRAHLDKAFDPGKGKQGYKKPKNRGNFAKEFAKAPIHFNSEYYHGAEHHNPMEMHASTVIYDEDDHLTIYDKTQGVFNSQSYVAGIFGLSKKRVRILSPFVGGAFGSGLRPQYQLFMAVLAALELKRSVRVTLTRQQMFSFGHRPATLQKMSLAATEDGTLQAMRHEAISETSRFENYTETIVDWSGAMYKCDNVAYDYQLVKLDAYTPLDMRAPGAATGVYAIECAMDELAHKLNMDPVALRLKNYTEEDANKGKPYSSKELKACFQQGADRFGWSQRNPEPRSMRDGSTLIGWGMATGMWDSMFVPCRAKAFLSADGKLTVSSGTSDIGTGTYTIMTQIAAETVGLPIEQVTFKLGDSSLPLAYLEGGSATAASVGNAVRIACENIREKLIRLLSKTSYAPLADVPAEELVFGSGKIQLKSDPQISISMSDLMKLAGENYLEDTATAIPNMIKQMPYARNVHSAVFVEVRVDEDFGTVRVSRMVSAIAGGRILNPKTARSQILGGMVWGLSKALEETSEVDANFGRFMNHNYAEYHIPVNADIPEEFEVIFVEEHDDIVNPMGTKGLGEIGVVGVAPAIANAVFHATGKRVHVLPITLDKLIVEHEDSAVPL; encoded by the coding sequence ATGAATACGCAATATATCGGAAAGCCCACCTCTCGCGTGGATGGCCGGGCGAAAGTAACCGGACAGGCCAAGTACGCTGGCGAATTTCAAGTACCCGGATTAGCCTACGGGGTCGTTGTATCCAGTACCATTGCTAAAGGAAAGATCACCACAATCGACACGTCAAAAGCCCTGGCTCTTGAAGGCGTCATTCAGGTGTTCACACACGAAAATGTATCGGGACTGGCCTGGTTTGACAAAAGCTACAAAGACCAGGATTCCCCACCGGGTTCGCCCTTCCGGCCGCTGCACAATTCAGAAATTAAATTTAGTCAGCAACCGATCGCCCTGGTCGTTGCTGAAAGTTTCGAGCTGGCCCGGTACGCGGCTTCGCTAGTGCACGTGGAATACGAACATTCCGAAAAACCCATCGAAGCCGAATTGCGGGCTCACCTCGACAAAGCATTTGATCCGGGCAAAGGAAAGCAGGGTTATAAGAAACCGAAAAATCGGGGAAACTTCGCGAAAGAATTCGCCAAGGCCCCCATTCATTTTAACTCGGAGTATTACCACGGAGCGGAACACCACAATCCGATGGAAATGCACGCGTCGACAGTCATCTACGACGAGGACGATCACCTAACCATCTACGACAAAACGCAGGGTGTTTTCAACAGCCAGAGCTACGTAGCGGGTATTTTTGGCTTGTCGAAAAAACGGGTTCGTATTCTCTCGCCTTTTGTGGGCGGTGCGTTTGGTTCGGGTTTACGGCCCCAGTATCAGCTTTTCATGGCGGTACTGGCAGCCTTGGAACTCAAACGTTCGGTTCGCGTGACGCTGACCCGTCAGCAAATGTTCTCCTTCGGTCACCGTCCGGCTACCTTGCAAAAAATGTCTCTGGCCGCGACCGAGGATGGCACTTTACAAGCCATGCGTCACGAGGCCATCTCGGAAACGTCACGTTTTGAAAATTACACCGAAACGATTGTGGACTGGTCGGGAGCCATGTACAAATGTGACAACGTGGCCTATGATTACCAGCTGGTTAAACTGGATGCGTATACACCATTGGACATGCGGGCTCCGGGAGCAGCGACGGGCGTGTACGCGATTGAATGTGCGATGGACGAGCTGGCTCACAAGCTCAACATGGACCCCGTAGCCCTACGACTGAAAAACTATACGGAAGAAGACGCCAACAAGGGCAAGCCCTATTCAAGTAAGGAACTCAAAGCCTGTTTCCAGCAGGGAGCCGACCGCTTTGGCTGGTCCCAACGGAACCCCGAGCCGCGTTCGATGCGGGATGGTAGTACGCTGATTGGATGGGGTATGGCAACGGGCATGTGGGATTCCATGTTTGTACCTTGTCGGGCAAAGGCCTTTCTGTCCGCGGATGGGAAGTTAACCGTCAGCAGCGGTACGTCCGATATTGGCACGGGTACTTACACCATCATGACGCAGATTGCCGCTGAAACGGTAGGCCTCCCCATCGAACAGGTGACCTTTAAGCTGGGCGATTCTTCTCTCCCACTGGCGTACCTGGAAGGAGGTTCCGCAACGGCAGCATCGGTTGGAAATGCGGTACGCATTGCCTGCGAAAACATTCGGGAGAAACTGATCCGACTGCTAAGCAAAACCAGCTACGCTCCCCTAGCTGATGTACCGGCGGAAGAACTCGTATTTGGTAGCGGGAAAATTCAGCTCAAATCCGATCCTCAGATCAGTATTTCTATGAGCGATCTGATGAAACTGGCGGGCGAAAATTATTTGGAAGACACGGCTACGGCCATTCCGAATATGATTAAGCAAATGCCCTATGCCCGTAACGTACACTCTGCCGTATTTGTGGAAGTACGCGTAGATGAAGATTTCGGCACCGTTCGCGTGAGTCGCATGGTGAGTGCGATTGCGGGGGGTCGGATCCTGAATCCGAAAACAGCCCGTAGCCAGATTCTCGGTGGAATGGTCTGGGGCCTGAGTAAGGCTCTGGAGGAAACGAGTGAAGTGGATGCTAACTTCGGTCGCTTCATGAACCACAATTACGCGGAATACCACATTCCGGTCAACGCCGACATTCCAGAAGAATTTGAAGTTATTTTCGTGGAAGAGCACGATGATATTGTCAATCCAATGGGTACGAAAGGCTTGGGTGAAATTGGTGTCGTAGGAGTAGCTCCGGCGATTGCCAATGCGGTCTTCCACGCTACGGGCAAACGTGTGCATGTGCTACCCATTACACTGGATAAGCTGATTGTCGAACACGAAGATTCGGCAGTACCTTTGTAA
- a CDS encoding response regulator produces the protein MKPKPLFLVVEDNPDHRFLLEWSYQKSNQTCNILFAEDGLQALEILESSPVKPALLLLDYELPRMNGLELVMALKSSPKWKHLPIVMMSSSDDPQIVNKAYFNGASSFLEKPQSYQDFKNVWTLVFDFWSLTARLP, from the coding sequence ATGAAGCCTAAGCCGCTTTTTCTGGTTGTAGAAGATAACCCAGATCATCGTTTTTTACTGGAATGGAGTTACCAGAAAAGTAACCAGACCTGTAATATTCTTTTTGCGGAAGATGGCCTGCAGGCCCTTGAAATCCTGGAAAGCTCGCCGGTGAAACCTGCTTTGCTCCTACTGGATTACGAGTTGCCCCGTATGAATGGCCTGGAATTGGTGATGGCTTTGAAATCATCTCCGAAATGGAAGCACTTGCCCATCGTTATGATGTCTTCCAGCGATGATCCGCAAATTGTGAATAAAGCCTACTTCAATGGAGCCAGTTCATTCTTGGAAAAACCGCAGAGTTATCAGGATTTTAAGAACGTCTGGACCCTGGTTTTTGATTTTTGGTCACTCACGGCCCGGTTACCTTAA